A genomic region of Chitinimonas arctica contains the following coding sequences:
- the panC gene encoding pantoate--beta-alanine ligase, protein MQIFTTVADFRAWRKQAGFVAFVPTMGNLHEGHLSLCDAAKARGGKVVVSIFVNPLQFGQGEDFNTYPRTFEDDCAKLAAVGVDAVFHPTVEQLYPRTEQQYKVEPPAIQNELCGQFRPGHFRGVATVVTKLFNIVQPDAAMFGKKDYQQLKVIEGMVADLDMPIEIVPVDTGRAADGLALSSRNGFLTEAERAEAPRLYRNLIAIKAALEAGATDFVKLTETARADLENHGWRVDYVEIRDQQRLEHARPGDREVVILAAARLGKPRLIDNLEVNL, encoded by the coding sequence ATGCAAATCTTCACCACCGTGGCCGATTTCCGCGCCTGGCGTAAACAGGCCGGTTTTGTCGCCTTTGTTCCTACAATGGGGAATCTGCACGAAGGCCATCTTTCACTGTGCGATGCCGCCAAGGCGCGCGGCGGCAAGGTGGTGGTGTCCATCTTCGTCAACCCGCTGCAATTCGGGCAGGGCGAGGACTTCAATACCTATCCGCGTACATTCGAGGACGATTGCGCCAAGCTGGCCGCCGTTGGCGTGGATGCGGTTTTCCATCCTACCGTCGAGCAGCTCTATCCCCGTACCGAGCAGCAGTACAAGGTCGAACCACCGGCCATCCAGAACGAGCTATGCGGCCAGTTCCGCCCCGGTCATTTCCGTGGCGTGGCCACGGTGGTGACCAAGCTGTTCAATATCGTCCAGCCGGATGCGGCCATGTTCGGCAAGAAGGACTACCAGCAGCTCAAGGTGATCGAGGGCATGGTGGCCGATCTGGATATGCCGATCGAAATCGTCCCGGTGGATACCGGACGGGCGGCGGACGGATTGGCGCTCTCCTCGCGCAATGGTTTTCTGACCGAGGCGGAGCGGGCCGAGGCACCGCGCCTGTATCGCAATCTGATCGCCATCAAGGCTGCCCTGGAAGCCGGGGCGACCGATTTCGTGAAGCTCACCGAAACCGCCCGCGCCGATCTGGAGAACCATGGCTGGCGGGTGGACTATGTGGAAATCCGCGATCAGCAGCGTCTGGAACATGCTCGCCCGGGCGATCGCGAGGTGGTGATCCTCGCTGCCGCCAGGCTGGGCAAGCCGCGTTTGATCGATAATCTGGAAGTCAATCTTTAA
- the panB gene encoding 3-methyl-2-oxobutanoate hydroxymethyltransferase, with the protein MKITVSTLQKLKHEAQKIVMLTCYDASFASLMAEAGVEVLLVGDSLGMVIQGESSTLPVTMDQMVYHTRCVAKHAKQAMVLADLPFGAYQQSPQQAFDAAARLMAAGAEMVKLEGGAYMAETTAFLVQRGIPVCAHIGLTPQSVHAFGGYKVQGKTDASAEQLKSDAKALEAAGASMVLMEMVPAAVAKEIADSLAIPTIGIGAGLDVDGQVLVVYDMLGVYPGKKARFVKNFMQGSTSIHGAIEAYVQAVKGKNFPAPEHSF; encoded by the coding sequence ATGAAGATCACCGTTTCCACCCTGCAGAAGCTCAAGCATGAAGCCCAGAAGATCGTGATGCTGACCTGCTATGACGCCAGTTTCGCCAGCTTGATGGCGGAAGCCGGTGTGGAGGTGCTGCTGGTCGGCGACTCGCTCGGCATGGTGATTCAGGGTGAGAGCAGTACCTTGCCGGTGACGATGGACCAGATGGTCTACCACACCCGTTGCGTGGCCAAGCATGCCAAGCAGGCCATGGTGTTGGCCGACCTGCCTTTCGGCGCTTACCAGCAAAGCCCGCAGCAGGCGTTCGACGCCGCTGCCCGCCTGATGGCGGCGGGCGCCGAGATGGTGAAGCTGGAAGGTGGCGCCTATATGGCCGAAACGACGGCTTTCCTGGTGCAGCGCGGGATTCCGGTTTGCGCCCATATCGGATTGACTCCGCAATCGGTGCACGCCTTCGGCGGCTACAAGGTGCAGGGCAAGACGGATGCCTCCGCCGAGCAGCTCAAGAGCGACGCCAAGGCCCTGGAAGCGGCCGGCGCTTCCATGGTTTTGATGGAGATGGTGCCGGCGGCGGTGGCCAAGGAGATCGCCGATAGCCTGGCCATCCCCACGATCGGCATCGGCGCCGGACTGGACGTGGACGGCCAGGTGCTGGTGGTATATGACATGCTCGGTGTCTATCCGGGCAAGAAGGCCCGTTTCGTCAAGAATTTCATGCAGGGCAGCACCAGCATTCATGGGGCTATCGAAGCCTATGTGCAGGCGGTGAAGGGCAAGAATTTCCCTGCGCCGGAACATAGCTTTTGA
- a CDS encoding glycosyltransferase family 2 protein — protein sequence MPGISSPRIAVVTAYHRESAAMLRRCLDSVAAQTQVCTHFLVSDGHASAEVAARAVRHIQLGIEHGDYGDTPRAIGSLLAINEGYEAIAYLDADNYFLPTHLADLVAAWEADGRQWDVLTSGRFFIYPDGRAMPLSDADGPWLAADTNCLFLAGAALDITPLWGRMPAAFHVFGDRIIWQALQAKGLRIAHLPVASVAYTSNWKTQYLAMGELPPPDAKDIAEPARAAARWWQGLDEAERERQRQILGFDPGPLLALLNTEPS from the coding sequence ATGCCCGGTATTTCGTCTCCCCGAATCGCGGTGGTAACCGCCTATCACCGCGAAAGCGCGGCGATGCTGCGGCGCTGTCTGGACAGCGTCGCGGCGCAAACCCAGGTGTGCACCCATTTCCTGGTGTCGGACGGCCATGCCAGTGCCGAGGTGGCAGCGAGGGCTGTTCGCCATATCCAGCTGGGTATCGAGCATGGCGACTATGGCGATACCCCGCGCGCCATTGGCTCGCTGCTGGCGATCAACGAAGGCTACGAGGCCATCGCCTATCTCGATGCCGATAACTATTTCCTGCCCACCCATTTAGCCGATCTGGTGGCCGCCTGGGAGGCGGACGGCCGGCAATGGGATGTGCTGACCAGCGGCCGCTTTTTCATCTATCCGGATGGCCGCGCCATGCCGCTATCCGACGCCGATGGGCCGTGGCTGGCGGCCGATACCAATTGTCTGTTTCTTGCCGGCGCGGCGTTGGACATCACCCCGCTATGGGGACGCATGCCCGCGGCCTTTCATGTCTTCGGCGATCGCATCATCTGGCAGGCGCTGCAGGCGAAGGGCTTGCGCATTGCCCACCTGCCCGTTGCCAGCGTGGCCTACACCAGTAACTGGAAAACCCAATACCTGGCCATGGGCGAGTTGCCGCCGCCCGACGCGAAAGATATTGCCGAGCCAGCCCGCGCGGCTGCCCGCTGGTGGCAAGGGCTAGACGAGGCGGAACGCGAACGCCAGCGGCAGATCCTGGGCTTCGATCCCGGCCCGCTGCTGGCCCTGCTGAACACTGAACCATCCTGA